A stretch of [Clostridium] innocuum DNA encodes these proteins:
- a CDS encoding PTS fructose transporter subunit IIA, with the protein MIGGIIATHAGLANGLLEAVEMIAGKQENLLAVSLREGDGLEILIERLQKAAAAMEGEELVIFTDLFGATPFHAASVLSAQTGCHVVCGVNLPLLLDFAVKRESISLEAMRDSLQAVSKTDYRWIEQSDII; encoded by the coding sequence ATGATAGGAGGAATTATAGCCACACACGCCGGGCTGGCGAATGGTTTGCTGGAGGCTGTTGAAATGATTGCCGGTAAACAGGAAAATCTGTTAGCAGTTTCATTGCGGGAAGGAGATGGTCTGGAGATACTGATTGAGCGTCTTCAAAAAGCTGCCGCTGCCATGGAGGGAGAGGAGCTTGTGATTTTTACGGATCTGTTTGGTGCTACCCCCTTCCATGCGGCAAGTGTGCTAAGTGCTCAGACCGGCTGTCATGTTGTGTGTGGTGTCAATTTGCCGCTGTTACTGGATTTTGCAGTAAAACGGGAAAGTATATCGCTGGAAGCTATGAGAGACAGTTTGCAGGCAGTGAGCAAAACCGATTATCGCTGGATTGAACAAAGTGATATCATCTAA
- a CDS encoding putative C-S lyase, whose translation MYTFDELIDRRHTESTKWDRYQDKLQRDDLLPMWLADMDLPASDEIKEALMKRASHPIYGYSDRGRLYYEVFAERFQKQYAYDITADDVMLSTGVMYSIAAAIHLFTNPKDGILLLMPCYHPFVTCVENSDRRVIPVDMCVHDQQYEIDFEQLENRLKKDDTVKALILCNPHNPSGRVFGYEELKRLSEVCEKYHLLIISDEIHSDFVYEARFIPIMKVSTYARQHTIACVSPTKSFNLAGLKVSAILVKNESMKKKLKDYCSLIGISSINIFAMEAVKAAYLKSNDWQQALLTYLKDNRNLITAFVKRHADQIVAFQPQGTYFYWMKFHTDIHERLLNEAGLILNHGAEFSSSCAAYERLNFACPRPLLQEGLRRLDTLLKEIEKE comes from the coding sequence ATGTATACATTTGATGAGCTGATAGATAGAAGACATACAGAGTCTACAAAATGGGATCGTTATCAGGATAAACTGCAACGCGATGATCTTCTGCCTATGTGGCTGGCAGACATGGATCTGCCTGCCTCGGATGAAATAAAAGAAGCATTGATGAAACGTGCTTCTCACCCTATTTACGGCTATAGTGATCGAGGCAGACTGTACTATGAAGTGTTCGCAGAACGCTTTCAAAAACAATATGCTTATGATATAACCGCAGATGATGTTATGTTATCCACCGGTGTCATGTATTCCATTGCCGCTGCCATACATCTGTTTACAAATCCGAAGGACGGTATTCTATTGCTGATGCCTTGCTATCACCCGTTTGTAACGTGTGTGGAAAACAGCGACAGAAGGGTGATACCAGTGGATATGTGTGTACATGATCAACAGTATGAAATTGATTTCGAACAGTTGGAAAATCGATTGAAAAAAGATGATACTGTAAAGGCCTTGATCCTGTGCAATCCGCATAATCCCAGCGGACGTGTTTTCGGATATGAGGAATTGAAGCGGCTTTCCGAAGTCTGTGAGAAATATCATTTGCTCATCATCTCAGATGAAATTCATAGTGATTTTGTTTATGAAGCAAGATTTATACCGATTATGAAGGTAAGCACCTACGCACGGCAGCATACGATTGCCTGCGTATCACCGACCAAATCCTTCAATCTTGCAGGCTTGAAAGTATCTGCAATTCTTGTGAAAAACGAATCAATGAAAAAAAAGCTAAAAGATTATTGTTCACTCATTGGAATCAGCAGTATCAATATCTTTGCCATGGAGGCGGTGAAGGCAGCGTATTTGAAATCCAATGACTGGCAGCAGGCGCTGCTTACATACCTGAAGGACAACAGAAACCTTATAACTGCCTTCGTGAAGCGTCATGCTGATCAGATAGTTGCATTTCAGCCGCAGGGAACATATTTTTACTGGATGAAATTCCATACCGATATACATGAAAGGCTGCTGAATGAAGCAGGTTTGATTTTGAATCATGGTGCAGAATTCAGTTCTTCCTGCGCTGCATATGAGCGTTTGAACTTTGCCTGTCCAAGACCGCTGTTACAGGAAGGACTAAGACGACTGGATACATTACTAAAGGAAATAGAGAAAGAATAA
- a CDS encoding PTS sugar transporter subunit IIB: MGITVLRCDDRLIHGQCIVKVLNDYKIDYIILVDAFTASNPVMSNIYKMSVPPNVHLDVASAQSAIALIEQAEESSERTLVLVKDPIIALKLQKNCTVLPKALNIGPMSNRKGTKKATYFSYLLDSEAAACEELHAMGIRVYFQQVPGEKEMEWKEAF, encoded by the coding sequence ATGGGAATTACTGTATTACGGTGTGATGACCGCTTGATTCACGGACAATGTATCGTAAAGGTTCTGAATGATTACAAAATTGATTATATTATTTTGGTTGATGCATTCACTGCATCCAATCCGGTCATGAGCAATATTTACAAGATGTCTGTACCTCCGAATGTACATCTGGATGTGGCATCTGCGCAATCGGCGATTGCTTTGATTGAACAGGCGGAGGAGAGTAGTGAGCGTACACTGGTTTTGGTAAAGGATCCGATAATTGCTTTAAAGCTTCAGAAGAACTGTACCGTGCTGCCAAAGGCTTTGAATATCGGGCCGATGAGCAATCGAAAGGGAACGAAAAAGGCTACTTACTTTTCTTATCTGCTGGATAGTGAAGCGGCTGCGTGTGAAGAACTGCATGCCATGGGAATACGTGTTTATTTCCAACAGGTCCCGGGTGAAAAAGAAATGGAATGGAAAGAAGCATTTTAG
- a CDS encoding N-acetylmannosamine-6-phosphate 2-epimerase, with translation MTKREILQRLKGQLIVSCQAYEDNPLYGTENMVTMAKCVLAGGAKGIRACWPENVRAIRALTDAPLIGINKVMPSADTDFYDSVFITPNYESAVAVIEAGCDVVALDGTLRGRNEKELTELVQRLKAAYPDIVLMADLATVEEGIICEKAGFDILSSTLSGYTRDTMHNNLGGPDIQLIRELKSRTSCLVNGEGKIWDSKQLRDVWAAGADMVTMGSAITNPMKTTAYLIDQMKK, from the coding sequence ATGACAAAACGGGAAATTCTACAGCGCCTGAAGGGACAACTAATCGTTTCCTGTCAGGCATACGAAGATAATCCATTGTATGGCACAGAAAATATGGTCACGATGGCAAAATGTGTGCTGGCAGGCGGAGCCAAAGGGATCCGGGCATGCTGGCCTGAAAATGTAAGAGCCATACGTGCACTTACAGATGCACCGCTGATAGGAATCAATAAAGTCATGCCATCAGCGGACACGGATTTTTATGACAGTGTCTTTATCACACCGAATTATGAATCAGCTGTAGCTGTTATTGAGGCAGGATGTGATGTCGTCGCACTGGATGGTACCTTGCGGGGTAGAAATGAGAAAGAATTAACTGAGCTTGTACAAAGATTGAAAGCCGCATATCCCGATATCGTATTGATGGCGGATCTGGCTACGGTTGAGGAAGGCATCATCTGTGAAAAAGCAGGATTTGACATCCTTTCCTCTACATTAAGCGGCTATACAAGAGATACGATGCATAACAACCTGGGCGGACCGGATATTCAGCTGATTCGCGAATTGAAAAGCAGGACGAGCTGTCTGGTGAATGGAGAGGGTAAAATATGGGATAGTAAACAGCTTCGTGATGTATGGGCGGCAGGAGCTGATATGGTTACAATGGGCAGTGCCATAACGAATCCTATGAAAACCACAGCTTATTTGATTGATCAAATGAAAAAATGA
- the recQ gene encoding DNA helicase RecQ translates to MMKDYEVLKKYFGYESFREGQQELITNILERHDVLGIMPTGAGKSICYQVPAMMLEGITLVISPLISLMKDQVGTLNEAGIRAAYLNSSLSYAQYHKALSLARGYTYKIIYVAPERLMSDEFLSFAKEMKISMVCVDEAHCVSQWGQDFRPHYLHIREFLKEMPQRPIVSAFTATATTQVKEDILQLLDMKDPYTITTGFDRKNLYFAVEKPKDKYQALLHYVKQHTEDAGIVYCLSRKTVEEVCDRLCADGFAATRYHAGLSDAERMNNQDDFIYDRKTIMVATNAFGMGIDKSNVRFVVHFNMPKNMESYYQEAGRAGRDGEQADCILLYSGKDVRLNQFLIEQGSGHEDMEEAVRMELQQKEKERLKSMTFYCTIPSCLRHYMLKYFGEESDGFCGSCSNCLTQYEECDIRMEASRLVECIRHSGERFGKTMIVDIVKGSANAKIKSYHLDRNPAYGSLKDSSRNHLYEILQHLQFQGILKQSEDGYSVLSIHQEELLPTDGPLMMKIVKEKQVQTPVVQTDSGDNRLFELLRICRSQLARKAHVPPYMVFSDKTLHDMCAKAPHSREEMLGVSGVGEVKYDKYGEAFLKVIASFDS, encoded by the coding sequence ATGATGAAGGATTATGAGGTTTTAAAAAAATATTTCGGTTATGAAAGCTTTCGGGAAGGTCAGCAGGAGCTGATAACAAATATTCTGGAGCGCCATGATGTGTTGGGAATCATGCCAACCGGGGCAGGTAAATCTATCTGCTATCAGGTTCCGGCCATGATGCTGGAGGGAATCACACTGGTTATCTCTCCTTTGATTTCTCTGATGAAGGATCAGGTGGGAACCTTAAACGAAGCTGGTATTCGTGCAGCGTATTTAAACAGCTCCCTATCCTATGCCCAGTATCACAAGGCACTTTCTCTTGCACGCGGATATACCTATAAGATCATATATGTAGCTCCGGAAAGACTGATGAGCGATGAATTTTTAAGCTTTGCAAAAGAGATGAAAATCTCCATGGTATGTGTGGATGAGGCGCACTGTGTCAGCCAGTGGGGGCAGGATTTTCGACCGCATTATTTACATATTCGGGAATTCTTAAAGGAAATGCCGCAGCGACCGATTGTTTCTGCATTTACTGCAACGGCAACCACACAGGTAAAGGAAGATATTCTTCAGCTGCTGGATATGAAGGATCCTTATACTATAACGACAGGCTTTGATCGTAAGAATTTGTACTTTGCTGTGGAAAAGCCGAAGGATAAATACCAGGCACTTCTGCATTATGTAAAACAGCATACGGAGGATGCGGGCATTGTCTACTGTCTGTCAAGAAAAACAGTGGAGGAGGTCTGTGATCGACTATGCGCCGATGGCTTTGCGGCAACACGCTATCATGCCGGTTTGAGCGATGCAGAGCGTATGAATAATCAGGATGATTTCATCTATGACAGAAAAACCATCATGGTCGCTACCAATGCGTTTGGAATGGGGATTGATAAATCCAATGTGCGGTTTGTCGTTCATTTCAATATGCCTAAAAATATGGAAAGCTATTATCAGGAGGCGGGAAGAGCCGGGCGTGACGGGGAACAGGCTGATTGTATCTTGCTGTACAGCGGCAAGGATGTCCGTTTGAATCAGTTTTTGATTGAACAGGGAAGCGGTCATGAGGATATGGAAGAGGCTGTTCGCATGGAGCTGCAGCAAAAGGAAAAGGAACGGTTGAAATCCATGACCTTCTATTGTACGATTCCCAGCTGTCTTCGTCATTACATGTTAAAATACTTCGGTGAGGAAAGTGATGGCTTCTGCGGCAGCTGCTCAAACTGTCTGACACAATATGAGGAATGTGATATCCGTATGGAAGCATCCCGTCTTGTGGAATGTATCCGTCACAGCGGAGAACGCTTCGGGAAAACGATGATTGTAGATATTGTTAAGGGCAGTGCGAACGCCAAAATCAAAAGCTATCATCTGGATAGAAATCCGGCTTATGGTTCGTTGAAGGACAGCTCACGCAATCATCTTTATGAAATCCTTCAGCATCTGCAATTTCAGGGTATCCTGAAACAGAGTGAGGACGGCTATTCGGTACTGTCGATTCATCAGGAGGAGCTGCTTCCTACAGATGGACCGCTGATGATGAAAATTGTCAAGGAGAAGCAGGTGCAGACCCCTGTGGTACAGACAGATAGTGGCGATAACCGGCTGTTTGAATTGCTGAGAATCTGCCGTTCCCAGCTGGCACGAAAAGCCCATGTTCCTCCGTACATGGTTTTCTCCGATAAGACACTGCATGATATGTGTGCGAAAGCACCGCATTCAAGAGAAGAAATGCTGGGAGTCAGCGGTGTCGGTGAAGTGAAATATGATAAGTACGGAGAAGCCTTTTTAAAGGTCATCGCATCCTTTGACTCATAA
- a CDS encoding MurR/RpiR family transcriptional regulator, with protein MQTLGIIESYYPSFTKSEKRIADFIIESNSKVIDLTLSELAVMLNVGEATIVRFCRKMKLKGFQELKFLLAIDDDGKQQETDKHECIKNNLIQTIQITDSMIQQEEINHAIQLIEEAEYIYFFGIGTSGLAASMGESRLFRFGKQTKAVTDSHRQLMQASLCNEKNLIIIVSVSGETKDLIEAAEVAIKTGCKIITITNHITSTLAKLSDCVIISYGKVNLMNAGTFSSMVSQLFILDILTSGYGLHNAGSVRIARENIARVIYGKTRDES; from the coding sequence ATGCAAACATTAGGCATTATTGAGTCATATTATCCATCCTTCACAAAATCAGAGAAGCGAATAGCGGATTTCATAATCGAGAGTAATTCCAAGGTTATTGATTTAACGCTGTCCGAGCTTGCCGTTATGCTGAACGTGGGAGAAGCGACAATCGTACGATTCTGTCGGAAAATGAAGCTGAAAGGATTTCAGGAATTGAAATTTTTATTGGCAATCGACGATGACGGAAAGCAGCAGGAGACAGATAAGCACGAATGTATAAAGAATAATCTGATACAAACAATTCAGATAACGGATTCCATGATTCAGCAGGAAGAAATCAATCATGCAATACAGTTGATTGAGGAAGCTGAATATATCTATTTTTTCGGTATCGGTACAAGCGGTCTCGCGGCTTCCATGGGCGAATCAAGACTTTTTCGATTCGGTAAACAGACAAAGGCAGTGACGGATTCACATCGACAGTTAATGCAGGCGAGTCTTTGTAATGAAAAGAATTTGATTATCATTGTATCGGTATCCGGTGAAACCAAGGATTTGATCGAAGCGGCTGAAGTAGCAATAAAAACAGGCTGCAAAATAATAACGATAACCAATCACATAACATCGACGCTTGCCAAATTGTCAGATTGTGTAATTATCAGCTATGGAAAAGTGAATTTAATGAATGCAGGAACCTTCTCATCCATGGTCTCACAGCTGTTTATTCTTGATATACTTACCAGTGGATATGGATTGCATAATGCCGGAAGTGTCCGTATTGCCAGGGAAAATATTGCTAGAGTTATCTATGGCAAAACAAGAGATGAATCTTAG
- a CDS encoding SIS domain-containing protein translates to MITKVFETGFDVLNKVRETQQEQLDQAAKLIADCFLAHKTFYVTGSGHSHTLCEEFYGRAGGLAFVVPIMTSELTMTEHPTKSSFLERLSGYAAILADLYDIEEGDVVLIASNSGRNAYPIEMAIEAKKRGASVIAITNIAHSNAVSSRHESGKMLMDIADIVIDNCGVPGDCAVQMEGVAAAVCPTSSMANTFIAQAISVQCAYYIKEKGVTPPVFVSLNSEGTEHVNDEYFEKYTRMYKKARL, encoded by the coding sequence ATGATAACTAAAGTATTTGAGACTGGATTTGATGTATTAAACAAGGTAAGGGAAACCCAGCAGGAACAGCTTGACCAGGCGGCAAAGCTGATTGCAGATTGCTTTCTGGCACACAAAACGTTTTACGTTACAGGAAGCGGTCATTCCCATACACTTTGTGAAGAATTCTATGGACGTGCAGGAGGTCTGGCATTTGTAGTTCCCATTATGACTAGTGAGCTGACGATGACAGAGCATCCTACAAAAAGCTCGTTTTTGGAAAGACTGAGCGGTTATGCGGCTATACTGGCTGATCTGTATGATATAGAGGAAGGGGATGTCGTATTGATCGCATCCAATTCCGGAAGAAATGCCTACCCTATAGAAATGGCAATCGAAGCAAAGAAACGAGGAGCTTCTGTCATTGCAATCACCAATATTGCACATTCAAACGCTGTTTCATCCCGTCATGAAAGTGGAAAAATGCTGATGGATATTGCAGATATCGTGATTGATAACTGTGGTGTGCCCGGAGATTGTGCAGTACAGATGGAGGGGGTAGCTGCTGCGGTGTGCCCGACTTCATCTATGGCCAATACCTTTATCGCACAGGCAATCAGTGTTCAGTGTGCCTATTATATAAAAGAAAAAGGAGTAACACCACCTGTATTTGTAAGCTTGAATAGCGAAGGCACTGAGCATGTCAATGATGAATATTTCGAGAAATATACAAGAATGTATAAAAAGGCGCGCCTATGA
- a CDS encoding PTS system mannose/fructose/sorbose family transporter subunit IID, translating to MTILSKKDVRKCYVNWITFALGCQNMERMMAPAFVRMFGLVSEKLYDSKEEQQKLLDRHTQFFNTEEAFGSIIPGVILGMEEKRAEGEEIPDELIQSTKTALMGPFAGMGDSLIGGTLRPILCSIAMGLSASTGSIAGPLFYCVAWLGIIIPGTWLLFSRGYKLGINAADVLFVGGRKDIITRAANIVGLIVVGAISAQYVSAVSGWSYRSGDMLFSLQGILDSIMPGLLPLGLTLLAWILLDKKNMKITTVFIIFILIAIVGGLSELLIVA from the coding sequence ATGACAATTTTATCAAAGAAAGATGTACGAAAATGTTATGTGAACTGGATAACATTTGCATTGGGCTGTCAGAATATGGAACGAATGATGGCTCCGGCATTTGTCCGCATGTTTGGTCTTGTATCCGAGAAGCTATATGATTCCAAGGAAGAACAGCAGAAGCTGTTGGACAGACATACTCAGTTTTTCAATACGGAGGAAGCTTTCGGCTCTATTATTCCAGGCGTGATTTTGGGAATGGAGGAAAAGCGTGCTGAAGGTGAGGAAATACCGGATGAATTGATTCAAAGTACGAAAACAGCATTGATGGGACCCTTTGCCGGTATGGGAGATTCCTTAATAGGTGGAACCCTGCGCCCTATTTTATGTTCGATTGCCATGGGATTATCTGCATCCACAGGCAGTATTGCCGGACCGCTGTTCTACTGTGTTGCCTGGCTCGGCATTATCATTCCCGGAACCTGGCTATTATTTTCAAGAGGCTATAAGCTTGGTATCAATGCTGCTGATGTGCTGTTTGTCGGCGGACGTAAGGATATCATCACAAGAGCGGCAAATATAGTAGGTCTGATTGTGGTTGGTGCTATATCGGCCCAGTATGTCAGTGCGGTATCCGGCTGGTCCTATCGCAGTGGAGATATGCTATTCAGTCTGCAGGGGATTCTCGACAGTATTATGCCGGGACTGCTTCCATTGGGACTGACACTATTGGCTTGGATTCTGCTGGATAAAAAGAACATGAAGATTACGACGGTTTTCATCATTTTCATTCTGATTGCAATTGTTGGTGGTTTAAGTGAGCTGCTGATTGTTGCCTGA
- a CDS encoding PTS sugar transporter subunit IIC: protein MTLLQALLIALLGYLGSIYGTFLLGTVGGWNMIGRPIVAGALIGLILGDVKNGVLIGAAIQALYVGLVTPGMSVPGDVNFASYIGIPLALVSNASPEYAVGISVPLSLLGVAAVYSVATFNAVFVHLQDRWIEEGKLKQATRIPIYSNISQFVVRFIPIFLACYFGADYVPKMIALIPDQLGVIFQVLGGILPAVGFALLIKFTLKKNIELLYVLVGFIMMAVLKMPIVAITVLAAFIAYLDYLRCVKQS, encoded by the coding sequence ATGACTTTACTACAAGCTTTACTAATCGCGTTACTTGGGTATCTGGGCTCCATTTATGGAACCTTTCTGTTGGGGACAGTTGGCGGATGGAATATGATTGGCCGCCCGATTGTTGCAGGGGCTCTGATAGGTCTGATTTTGGGGGATGTTAAGAATGGTGTTTTAATTGGAGCAGCAATACAGGCGCTTTATGTGGGACTGGTAACGCCGGGAATGTCGGTGCCGGGAGATGTGAATTTTGCATCCTATATAGGTATACCGCTGGCGCTGGTATCCAATGCATCTCCGGAATATGCAGTAGGAATCTCTGTACCGCTGAGTCTTCTTGGTGTAGCGGCTGTATATAGTGTGGCGACCTTTAATGCAGTCTTTGTCCATTTACAGGATCGCTGGATCGAGGAAGGTAAGCTGAAGCAGGCAACAAGAATTCCGATCTATTCCAATATTTCACAATTTGTCGTCCGCTTTATTCCAATTTTCCTTGCCTGCTATTTCGGGGCAGATTATGTTCCAAAAATGATTGCGTTGATCCCTGATCAGCTGGGTGTTATATTCCAGGTGCTTGGTGGTATTCTGCCGGCGGTTGGCTTTGCATTGTTGATTAAATTCACTTTAAAAAAGAATATCGAATTACTGTATGTTCTCGTTGGGTTCATTATGATGGCAGTATTGAAAATGCCGATTGTGGCAATCACGGTGCTGGCAGCATTTATTGCATATCTTGACTATCTGCGCTGCGTGAAACAGTCTTAG
- a CDS encoding GntR family transcriptional regulator → MENKIPIYRQIEQYIMNNIEDGIYAEGMMIPSEEDFCEKFHTSRMTVRKAFDILQTKGILHKKKGKGTFVSTFSIEKNMQTIHGWKETMQMAGYRTRSDLLKIAMEKADEKIAKKLHMKEGDFVYIIIRLRYANDTPILIEKAHLNAFMFPNLLQITFEEQSLYEILKRNYQLHIHHVCQKVLTQKLYGAYAQQLFQEDEATALVMENISYDDREIPLEYTISYINGELYSLNYYVT, encoded by the coding sequence ATGGAGAATAAAATACCAATCTATCGACAAATTGAGCAGTATATTATGAATAACATTGAAGATGGAATTTATGCAGAGGGAATGATGATACCGAGTGAGGAGGACTTCTGTGAGAAATTTCATACAAGTCGTATGACGGTAAGAAAGGCATTTGACATATTGCAAACAAAAGGTATTTTGCATAAGAAAAAAGGAAAGGGAACTTTTGTAAGTACGTTCAGCATTGAGAAAAACATGCAGACCATACATGGCTGGAAAGAAACCATGCAGATGGCAGGCTATCGTACACGGTCAGATCTATTGAAAATTGCAATGGAAAAGGCAGATGAGAAAATCGCAAAAAAACTGCATATGAAGGAAGGGGACTTTGTATATATCATCATTCGACTACGTTATGCTAATGATACGCCGATTTTGATTGAGAAGGCACATCTCAATGCGTTTATGTTTCCAAATCTGCTGCAGATTACCTTTGAGGAGCAATCGCTTTATGAGATATTGAAGAGGAATTATCAATTACATATACATCACGTTTGTCAAAAGGTTCTCACACAGAAACTATATGGAGCTTATGCACAGCAGCTTTTTCAGGAGGATGAGGCAACAGCACTCGTTATGGAAAATATATCCTATGACGATAGAGAGATTCCTTTAGAGTATACGATCAGTTATATAAATGGAGAGCTGTATTCATTGAATTATTACGTAACTTAA